One Mycolicibacterium parafortuitum DNA segment encodes these proteins:
- a CDS encoding helix-turn-helix transcriptional regulator yields MNRQTTGAVARGPESRALDDFLLRAATTPAGLVVGGEAGIGKTTFVLDARQRAAAQGFHVLMTRGSPSEVTLSFAGLADLLSQVAAEVIDRLAPVQRDALNRILLRGADVPSPDERAAAAGLHAVLGHLSTEAPVLLVVDDVQWLDSASASAVRFAVRRVWGPLGVLVTFRTGDPGALDAAQWFELVTPDAVTRITMTPLSLGGVHALIASRLGQVLPRPTMHKIYEISGGNPLYALELARAAADGLPLDRQLPDSLAALVRHHVKDVSPAAAELLLAAACTPAPTVDVVARAAGLSPRQVIDLLESGEAARAVVVSGQLIRFAHPLIATGCYTEADPARRREMHRRLAEVVDAPELKARHLACAATSADTATLTELDTASAITRSQGAPAAAAELLELAIALGGDTPIRRLLAARYHFEAGSLAAARHHLKELGEELPAGIVRGSARMLQGAIDGYDGSFTVAVDGLLAGVDEVGEAAELRLQGLLLLAPALAITGRPREAVECARNALACAGGIDDPTARSQALSMWVLLSFMYGGGLDRTALDEALRLQSRTDVMHVNMRADAVRALVDVWSGDIDSGRKRLAAIKTACVEHGSELDAIWVDQHATMAAIWAADFDTAQRITTEMAQRAEQMGGHHARLFALTSAAYVAAYTGDVDTARESATSALELVERTGAIDLVMGPRTCLAFLDVSLGDQRRALQILRPVLDTFDPELGTEIPRCGWITEAIEALTATGNVDDAENLVKALQDNGTRHDRAWMLAMAARGRALCLAARGDLDGAEAAAELALTHHDRLAMPFERARTQLLLGQLQRRRRRRQLASATLTAAERRFRELGAVLWATRARTERARQPGQGADDLGLTPVEARIARMAAAGYSNKEIAAQVFLSIKTIEMNLSSVYRKLGIRSRTQLHSRLDTDKSREIPDS; encoded by the coding sequence GTGAACCGACAGACGACGGGCGCGGTGGCCCGTGGTCCGGAATCGCGGGCGTTGGACGACTTTCTGCTGCGCGCGGCGACCACCCCGGCCGGCCTGGTGGTCGGCGGCGAAGCGGGCATCGGCAAGACGACATTCGTCCTCGATGCCCGTCAGCGTGCCGCCGCGCAGGGATTCCACGTGCTGATGACGCGCGGTAGCCCCAGCGAGGTCACGCTGTCGTTCGCCGGTCTGGCCGATCTGCTGTCCCAGGTCGCCGCCGAGGTCATCGACCGGCTCGCGCCGGTGCAACGCGACGCGCTCAACCGCATCCTGCTGCGCGGTGCCGATGTGCCGTCACCCGACGAGCGCGCCGCCGCCGCCGGACTGCACGCGGTCCTCGGCCACCTGTCCACCGAGGCGCCGGTACTCCTCGTCGTCGACGACGTTCAATGGCTGGACAGTGCGAGCGCATCCGCGGTGCGATTCGCCGTTCGGCGGGTCTGGGGGCCGCTCGGTGTCCTGGTCACCTTCCGTACCGGCGACCCAGGCGCCCTCGACGCCGCCCAGTGGTTCGAACTGGTCACCCCCGACGCGGTCACCCGCATCACGATGACGCCGCTGTCGCTCGGCGGGGTGCATGCCCTGATCGCCTCCCGGTTGGGGCAGGTGCTGCCACGGCCGACGATGCACAAGATCTACGAGATCTCCGGCGGCAACCCGCTCTACGCGCTGGAGCTTGCCCGCGCCGCCGCCGACGGGCTCCCGCTCGACCGGCAATTGCCCGACAGTCTCGCCGCTTTGGTGCGGCACCACGTCAAGGACGTCTCCCCGGCTGCGGCTGAACTGCTCTTGGCGGCCGCATGCACCCCGGCGCCCACGGTCGACGTCGTCGCCCGCGCCGCCGGACTGTCCCCCCGTCAGGTCATCGACCTGTTGGAGAGCGGTGAGGCTGCCCGTGCGGTGGTCGTCAGCGGCCAGCTAATCCGGTTCGCGCACCCACTGATCGCCACCGGTTGTTACACCGAGGCCGACCCGGCCCGGCGACGCGAGATGCACCGCCGGCTGGCCGAGGTCGTCGACGCCCCGGAGTTGAAGGCGCGACATCTGGCGTGCGCGGCCACCAGTGCAGACACCGCGACACTCACCGAACTCGACACCGCGTCGGCGATCACCCGCAGCCAGGGAGCGCCCGCGGCCGCGGCCGAATTGCTGGAGCTCGCAATCGCTCTCGGCGGTGACACCCCGATCCGGCGTCTTCTCGCGGCGCGCTACCACTTCGAGGCGGGGTCGCTCGCCGCCGCACGGCATCACCTCAAGGAGCTCGGCGAGGAGTTACCCGCGGGGATCGTGCGCGGCTCGGCCAGGATGCTGCAGGGCGCGATCGACGGCTACGACGGAAGCTTCACCGTCGCCGTCGACGGGCTCCTCGCCGGCGTGGACGAGGTGGGGGAGGCGGCCGAACTGCGGCTGCAGGGGCTGCTGCTGCTGGCGCCCGCATTGGCGATCACCGGACGGCCCCGAGAGGCTGTCGAATGCGCCCGCAACGCCCTCGCCTGCGCCGGCGGCATCGACGACCCCACCGCCAGAAGTCAGGCGCTGTCGATGTGGGTGCTGCTGTCTTTCATGTACGGCGGCGGGTTGGATCGCACCGCGCTCGACGAGGCGCTACGTCTGCAATCACGCACCGACGTCATGCACGTCAACATGCGCGCCGACGCGGTGCGCGCCCTCGTCGACGTGTGGTCCGGCGACATCGACAGTGGCCGAAAACGATTGGCCGCGATCAAGACCGCGTGTGTCGAACACGGCAGTGAACTCGACGCGATCTGGGTCGACCAGCACGCGACCATGGCGGCGATCTGGGCGGCCGACTTCGATACCGCGCAGCGCATCACGACCGAGATGGCGCAGCGAGCCGAGCAGATGGGCGGCCACCACGCGCGTCTTTTCGCGTTGACGTCGGCCGCGTACGTCGCCGCGTACACCGGCGACGTCGACACGGCCCGAGAGTCCGCCACGTCCGCGCTGGAGTTGGTCGAGCGGACCGGGGCGATCGACCTGGTGATGGGTCCTCGGACGTGCCTGGCGTTCCTGGACGTATCGCTGGGGGATCAGCGGCGCGCGTTACAGATCCTGCGTCCGGTGCTCGACACGTTCGATCCGGAGCTCGGCACGGAGATTCCGCGGTGCGGGTGGATCACCGAAGCGATCGAGGCGTTGACCGCCACCGGCAATGTCGACGATGCCGAGAATCTGGTCAAAGCGTTACAGGACAACGGGACCCGCCACGATCGTGCGTGGATGCTGGCAATGGCCGCCCGCGGCAGGGCGCTGTGCCTGGCCGCGCGCGGCGACCTGGACGGCGCCGAGGCCGCCGCTGAACTCGCTCTGACGCACCACGACCGGCTGGCCATGCCGTTCGAGCGGGCGCGAACCCAACTGCTGCTCGGTCAACTGCAGCGGCGCCGGCGCCGACGCCAACTGGCGTCGGCGACCTTGACAGCCGCCGAGCGACGATTCCGGGAGCTGGGCGCCGTGCTGTGGGCCACGCGTGCCAGAACCGAACGCGCCCGCCAACCGGGTCAGGGAGCCGACGATCTGGGGTTGACCCCGGTCGAGGCGAGGATTGCGCGGATGGCCGCGGCCGGGTACTCGAACAAGGAGATCGCCGCGCAGGTCTTCCTGTCGATCAAGACGATCGAGATGAACCTCAGCAGCGTCTACCGCAAGCTCGGGATTCGTTCACGCACGCAACTGCATTCGCGGCTGGACACGGACAAGTCCAGGGAAATCCCTGATTCGTGA
- a CDS encoding DoxX family protein, whose translation MTSNLDARLASYSSPMLSIFRIVFGLLFTLHGAQKILAWPTGMQTAPGVFDGPAVPVGTWPYWWAGIIELVLGILITIGLFTRIAAFIACGHMAVAYFWQHFPKSFFPLENGGETAVLFCFGFLLLVAMGAGVWSVDAVRQRGRVVGRT comes from the coding sequence ATGACTTCGAATCTCGATGCGCGGCTCGCCAGTTACTCGTCCCCGATGCTGAGCATCTTCCGGATCGTGTTCGGCCTGCTGTTCACGCTCCACGGAGCGCAGAAGATCCTGGCGTGGCCGACCGGAATGCAGACCGCCCCCGGCGTTTTCGACGGTCCGGCGGTGCCGGTGGGCACCTGGCCGTACTGGTGGGCGGGAATCATCGAGCTCGTTCTCGGGATCCTGATCACCATCGGGCTGTTCACGCGGATCGCGGCGTTCATCGCCTGCGGCCACATGGCGGTCGCGTACTTCTGGCAGCACTTCCCGAAGTCGTTCTTCCCGCTCGAGAACGGCGGCGAAACAGCCGTGCTGTTCTGCTTCGGGTTCCTGCTACTGGTCGCGATGGGTGCCGGGGTCTGGTCGGTCGACGCCGTCCGGCAGCGCGGAAGGGTCGTCGGGCGCACCTGA